From one Rattus norvegicus strain BN/NHsdMcwi chromosome 7, GRCr8, whole genome shotgun sequence genomic stretch:
- the Amigo2 gene encoding amphoterin-induced protein 2 precursor yields MSLRFHTLPTLPRAVKPGCRELLCLLVIAVMVSPSSSGLCPTACICATDIVSCTNKNLSKVPGNLFRLIKRLDLSYNRIGLLDADWIPVSFVKLSTLIVRHNNITSISTGSFSTTPNLKCLDLSSNRLKSVKSAMFQELKVLEVLLLYNNHISYLDPAAFGGLSHLQKLYLSGNFLTKFPMDLYVGRFKLADLTFLDVSYNQIASIPMHHINLVPGKQLRGIFLHGNPFVCDCSLYSLLTFWYRRHFNSVTDFKHDYTCRLWLDSRHSHQLLLLQDSFLNCSHSVINGSFHALGFIHEAQVGERAIVHCDGKTGNGNTDFIWVGPDNRLLEPDKDTGNFRVFYNGSLVIENPGFEDAGVYSCIAMNRQRLLNETVDIMINVSNFTINRSHHAHEAFNTAFTTLAACVVSIVLVLLYLYLTPCPCKCRDKRQKNALNQSNAHSSILSPGPTRDASAEDRKAGKRVVFLEPLKDPAVGQNGKVKLVPSETVIAEGILKSSRAKSDSDSVNSVFSDTPFVAST; encoded by the coding sequence ATGTCGTTAAGGTTCCACACACTGCCCACCCTGCCTAGAGCTGTCAAACCGGgttgcagagagctgctgtgtcTGTTGGTGATCGCAGTGATGGTGAGCCCCAGCTCCTCAGGACTGTGCCCTACGGCTTGCATCTGTGCCACTGACATTGTAAGCTGCACCAACAAAAACCTGTCTAAGGTGCCTGGGAACCTTTTCCGACTGATTAAAAGACTGGATCTGAGCTATAACAGAATCGGACTCCTGGATGCCGACTGGATTCCGGTGTCGTTCGTCAAGCTGAGCACCCTGATTGTTCGCCACAACAACATCACCAGCATTTCCACGGGCAGCTTCTCCACCACTCCAAATTTAAAGTGTCTCGACTTATCGTCCAATAGGCTGAAGTCGGTGAAAAGTGCCATGTTCCAGGAGCTAAAGGTTCTGGAAGTGCTCCTGCTTTACAACAACCACATTTCCTATCTGGACCCGGCAGCGTTCGGAGGGCTCTCCCACTTGCAGAAACTCTACCTGAGTGGGAACTTCCTCACGAAGTTCCCTATGGATTTGTATGTCGGGAGGTTCAAGCTGGCTGATCTGACATTTTTAGATGTTTCGTACAATCAAATTGCTTCCATACCAATGCACCACATAAATTTAGTGCCGGGAAAGCAGCTGAGGGGCATCTTCCTTCACGGGAACCCTTTCGTCTGTGACTGTTCCCTGTACTCCTTGCTGACCTTCTGGTACCGTAGGCACTTTAACTCTGTGACGGATTTCAAGCATGACTACACCTGTCGCCTGTGGTTGGACTCCAGGCACTCCCACCAGCTGTTGCTGCTCCAGGATAGCTTTCTGAACTGTTCTCACAGCGTCATCAACGGCTCCTTCCACGCACTTGGCTTTATCCACGAGGCTCAGGTTGGGGAAAGGGCGATTGTCCACTGTGACGGCAAAACCGGTAACGGGAACACCGATTTCATCTGGGTGGGTCCCGACAACAGGCTGTTGGAGCCGGATAAAGACACGGGGAACTTTCGAGTGTTTTACAACGGAAGCCTGGTTATAGAGAACCCTGGTTTTGAGGACGCCGGGGTTTACTCCTGTATCGCCATGAACAGGCAGCGCCTGTTGAATGAGACGGTGGACATCATGATAAACGTGAGCAATTTCACCATAAACAGATCCCACCACGCCCACGAGGCATTTAACACGGCTTTCACCACCCTGGCTGCCTGCGTGGTCAGTATCGTCCTAGTGCTACTGTACCTGTACCTGACACCGTGTCCCTGCAAATGtagagacaagagacagaaaaACGCACTGAACCAAAGCAACGCCCATTCGTCCATTCTCAGTCCCGGCCCCACCCGGGATGCCTCTGCTGAGGATCGGAAGGCAGGTAAAAGAGTGGTGTTTTTGGAGCCCCTGAAGGATCCAGCGGTGGGACAGAATGGAAAAGTCAAGCTTGTCCCCAGTGAGACCGTTATAGCCGAGGGCATCTTAAAGTCCTCCAGGGCAAAATCTGACTCAGACTCGGTCAATTCCGTGTTCTCAGACACACCCTTCGTGGCATCCACTTAA